One stretch of Carassius gibelio isolate Cgi1373 ecotype wild population from Czech Republic chromosome B1, carGib1.2-hapl.c, whole genome shotgun sequence DNA includes these proteins:
- the LOC127949453 gene encoding E3 SUMO-protein ligase ZBED1-like yields the protein MSSVETEIEDAPSSYKSEVWQHFGFPVTRQDDGKKITDKTQTVCKHCKTRLPYTTSNTSNMMCHLKRHHNNKLLQTPSTKRVKEGQTSIQRSFAATWSQSSAKAQEITRCIGVFIAKDMRPFSVVDNVGFRELVRVLEPRYHIPSRPHFSQEIVPALYCEAKAKVVDGLKKAENVAITTDGWTSRACQSYITVTAHVITAEWEIKSFVLQTRPLFESHTGANIAGVLKVAIQEWGLEKAPHSTAVVTDNARNMEVAVREAGLSPHIKCFAHTLNLASQAGLNVSRVSRLLGRVRKVVAFFHRSATATAVLAEKQKMLEIASHKLIMDVVTRWNSSMDMLERYLEQQAAITASLLSTEVRKNARQLDTLDSNDITDAEEIVTLLKPLKKATSVLSDEKSATLSLIVPLKSMIEQSMTLDEKDSTTIANMKAAILQNLSGRYSEVHDYLLESTALDPRFRSLPHLLPEQREEVFHRLMDKSNQLQQAGTVEQADKREGGASDGDPTDAAEKREITQRVEQEQPPPSKKAALEDLHGATFAKPTVSQSRCRIEVEIEMYKKDTSIPLTSCPLKWWKENAQAYTVKFFAVK from the exons ATGAGTTCGGTTGAAACTGAAATTGAAGATGCCCCATCTTCTTATAAATCCGAAGTCTGGCAGCATTTTGGCTTTCCAGTCACGCGACAGGACGACGGTAAAAAAATTACAGACAAAACACAAACTGTTTGTAAACACTGTAAAACAAGACTGCCATACACAACGTCAAACACTTCGAATATGATGTGCCATTTAAAACGGCATCACAACAACAAACTTCTGCAAACTCCTTCGACAAAAAGAGTAAAAGAAGGCCAAACATCTATACAACGCAGTTTTGCTGCAACATGGTCTCAGTCAAGTGCGAAAGCTCAAGAAATAACTAGGTGCATCGGAGTTTTTATTGCAAAAGACATGAGACCATTTTCCGTTGTCGACAATGTTGGATTTCGTGAATTGGTCAGGGTACTGGAGCCCAGGTATCATATTCCGTCACGCCCGCACTTCAGTCAAGAGATAGTTCCAGCCCTGTACTGCGAAGCTAAAGCAAAGGTGGTCGACGGTCTGAAAAAAGCTGAGAATGTGGCAATAACAACGGACGGGTGGACTTCGCGGGCTTGTCAGAGCTATATTACAGTCACTGCGCATGTTATTACAGCGGAGTGGGAAATAAAAAGTTTTGTGCTTCAGACTCGCCCACTTTTTGAGTCACACACTGGAGCTAACATAGCCGGAGTTTTAAAAGTGGCTATACAAGAGTGGGGGCTTGAAAAGGCTCCTCATAGTACTGCTGTTGTTACTGACAACGCACGCAACATGGAGGTGGCAGTGAGAGAAGCCGGGTTGTCACCGCATATTAAGTGTTTCGCGCACACACTGAATCTCGCGTCGCAAGCAGGTTTAAATGTTTCTCGCGTGAGTCGCCTGCTTGGTCGCGTGAGAAAAGTCGTGGCTTTCTTTCACCGCAGTGCCACAGCAACAGCTGTGCTCGCTGAAAAGCAAAAGATGCTTGAGATTGCATCACATAAGCTTATCATGGATGTTGTAACACGTTGGAACAGCTCCATGGATATGCTGGAACGCTATCTCGAGCAACAAGCGGCTATAACTGCATCTCTCTTGAGCACAGAGGTGCGCAAAAATGCCCGTCAACTTGATACTCTGGATAGCAACGACATCACTGATGCAGAAGAAATAGTAACCCTtctcaaacctttaaaaaaagccACCAGTGTTCTGTCTGATGAAAAGAGCGCCACCCTGTCACTCATTGTGCCCTTGAAATCCATGATCGAGCAGAGCATGACACTGGATGAGAAGGACTCCACAACTATAGCTAACATGAAAGCAGCCATCCTGCAAAACCTCTCAGGCAGATACTCAGAAGTACACGATTATCTGCTAGAGAGCACTGCACTAGACCCCAGATTTCGATCGTTGCCCCATCTGCTCCCTGAACAACGTGAAGAGGTTTTCCACAGGTTGATGGACAAATCAAACCAGTTACAGCAG gctGGCACTGTGGAGCAAGCAGATAAGAGGGAGGGAGGTGCCAGTGATGGAGATCCCACTGATGCAGCAGAGAAGAGAGAGATAACACAGAGAGTTGAGCAAGAGCAGCCACCACCTAGCAAAAAGGCAGCACTGGAAGATCTCCATGGTGCAACATTTGCTAAACCAACAGTCTCTCAGTCTAGATGTAGGATAGAAGTAGAGATTGAAATGTACAAAAAAGACACTTCTATTCCCCTCACTAGCTGTCCACTGAAATGGTGGAAAGAAAATGCTCAAGCGTACACTGTAAAattttttgccgttaaataa